The following proteins are co-located in the Haloplanus sp. HW8-1 genome:
- a CDS encoding DJ-1/PfpI family protein — protein MVARVLGPDVTTIAILVYDGVDELDAVGPFEAFEMAADEGAPLETSLVTLEERGTGRVTAAHGLRIAPDGILRIDEPPDLLVVPGGGWNDRRSEGAWAEAERGVVHDALARVHDAGTTLAAVCTGGMLLARAGLLDGRPAVTHRGALDDLRATDATVVDARVVDDGDVVTAGGITSGLDLALHLIERFADAETAASVADVLEYDRRGDVVVR, from the coding sequence ATGGTCGCTCGGGTCCTCGGTCCGGACGTGACGACCATCGCGATACTCGTCTACGACGGGGTCGACGAACTGGACGCGGTCGGCCCGTTCGAGGCCTTCGAGATGGCCGCCGACGAGGGGGCTCCCCTGGAAACCTCGCTCGTCACGCTCGAGGAGCGTGGGACCGGACGCGTGACGGCGGCCCACGGTCTCCGGATCGCCCCCGACGGGATTCTCCGGATCGACGAGCCGCCGGACCTCCTCGTCGTCCCCGGGGGCGGGTGGAACGACCGTCGATCAGAGGGGGCGTGGGCCGAGGCCGAACGTGGCGTCGTCCACGACGCGCTGGCTCGCGTCCACGACGCCGGGACGACGCTCGCCGCCGTGTGTACCGGAGGGATGCTCCTCGCTCGCGCCGGACTCCTCGACGGTCGCCCCGCGGTCACCCACCGCGGGGCGCTCGACGACCTGCGGGCGACGGACGCGACGGTGGTCGACGCCCGCGTCGTCGACGACGGCGACGTGGTGACCGCCGGCGGGATCACCTCGGGGCTGGATCTGGCGCTCCACCTGATCGAGCGGTTCGCGGACGCGGAGACGGCCGCGAGCGTGGCCGACGTGCTGGAGTACGACCGCCGGGGCGACGTCGTCGTTCGGTAG